In one Apteryx mantelli isolate bAptMan1 chromosome 33, bAptMan1.hap1, whole genome shotgun sequence genomic region, the following are encoded:
- the AGAP2 gene encoding arf-GAP with GTPase, ANK repeat and PH domain-containing protein 2, which produces MSAPRQLVLAAIRAEVKRHEGAKKHVNKLIRLVETVPDPRLRAGLTASLSVVQEALVNSQEWTLSRSVPEIRLGILGSSKSGKSALVHRFLTGSYVGLEPTESGQFKREVMVDGQSHLLLIREEGGAPDAKFANWVDAVIFVFSLENESSFEEVTQLHALLSSHRGTGDMALALVGTQDKISSSNPRVIEDTRAQALCSDIKRCLYYETCATYGLNVDRVFTEVAQKVVALRKQQQLLASCKSLPSSPSHSAGSTPGGGIQASNGGHTSDYSSSLPSTPNVSHRELRGEPVATLGTPSSLHRGAKRRTSLFANRRGSDSEKRSLDSRGEVAGSGRAIPIKQSFLLKRSGNSLNKEWKKKYVTLSSNGLLFYHPSINDYIHSTHGKEMDLLRTTVKVPGKRPPRAISACGPSASINGLVKDVAGVQAPEGATSTSPVGLSLPPEPGVKSMGKERSLQRCASASSAKMPSTADGPPTSEAISSPSSSGKDPPPSPMIDRKKHRRKKLMTPSKTEGSAGQAEAKRKMWKLKSFGSLRNIYKTEEENFEFIIVSSTGQTWHFEASSFEERDAWVQAIESQILASLQCCESSKNKARMDSQSEAVAIQAVRNARGNSLCVDCGAPNPTWASLNLGALICIECSGIHRNLGTHLSRVRSLDLDDWPRELTLVLTSIGNTTANSIWEKNPQGRCKPTPESSREERESWIRAKYEQRLFLAPLPAAEAPLGEQLFHAVQEKDLETVLLLLAHGKKEQLNAATGDKDRRTALHVACELAQVVITQLLVWYGADVKARDGLGRTALFYARRAGSQECADILLQHGCPSEGPGGLATPGLRRKSSSASVGHCEARTALV; this is translated from the exons ATGAGCGCCCCCCGGCAGCTGGTGCTGGCCGCCATCCGGGCCGAGGTGAAGCGGCACGAGGGGGCCAAGAAGCACGTGAACAAGCTGATCCGGCTGGTGGAGACGGTGCCCGACCCCCGGCTCCGGGCCGGCCTCACCGCCTCGCTCAGCGTCGTGCAAG AGGCCTTGGTGAACAGCCAGGAATGGACCCTGAGCCGCTCCGTCCCCGAGATCCGCCTG ggcatcctgggcagcagcaagagcgGGAAGTCGGCCCTCGTGCACCGCTTCCTCACCGGCTCCTACGTGGGCCTGGAGCCCACGGAGA GTGGGCAGTTCAAGCGCGAGGTGATGGTTGACGGCCAAAGCCACCTCCTGCTCATCCGGGAGGAAGGAGGCGCCCCGGACGCCAAG TTTGCCAACTGGGTGGACGCCGTTATCTTcgtgttcagcctggagaacgAGAGCAGCTTCGAGGAGGTGACGCAGCTGCACGCGCTGCTCAGCAGCCACCGGGGCACCGGCGACATGGCCCTGGCGCTGGTGGGCACGCAGG ACAAAATCAGCTCCTCCAACCCCCGGGTGATCGAGGACACCCGAGCCCAGGCGCTCTGCAGCGACATCAAGCGGTGCCTCTACTACGAGACCTGTGCCACGTATGGCCTCAACGTGGACAGGGTCTTCACTGAAG TGGCCCAGAAGGTCGTGGCgctgaggaagcagcagcagctcctggcgTCCTGCAAGTCActgcccagctcccccagccACTCGGCCGGCTCCACTCCCGGCGGTGGCATCCAG GCCAGCAATGGTGGCCACACCAGCGACTACTCGTCCTCACTGCCGTCCACCCCCAACGTGAGCCACCGGGAGCTGCGGGGGGAGCCGGTGGCCACGCTGGGCACCCCCAGCTCTCTGCACCGTGGCGCCAAGCGTCGCACCAGCCTCTTCGCC AACCGCCGGGGCAGCGACTCGGAGAAGAGGAGCTTGGACAGCCGGGGCGAGGTGGCAGGCAGCGGACGTGCCATCCCCATCAAGCAG AGCTTCCTGCTCAAACGCAGCGGCAACTCCCTCAACAAGGAGTGGAAGAAGAAATACGTCACCTTGTCCAGCAATGGACTCCTCTTCTACCACCCCAGCATCAAC GATTACATCCACAGCACCCACGGGAAGGAGATGGACCTGCTCCGGACCACGGTCAAGGTGCCCGGCAAGCGCCCACCGCGTGCCATCTCCGCCTGCGGCCCCTCGGCCAGCATCAACGGGCTGGTGAAGGACGTGGCCGGGGTGCAGGCGCCCGAGGGGGCCA ccagcaCCTCCCCTGTGGGGCTGAGCCTCCCCCCAGAGCCAGGGGTCAAGAGCATGGGCAAGGAGCGGTCCCTGCAGCGCTGCGCCTCCGCCTCCAGTGCCAAGATGCCCAGCACCG CAGATGGCCCCCCCACCTCCgaggccatatccagccccaGCAGCTCAGGCAAAGACCCGCCGCCGTCACCCATGATCGACAGGAAGAAGCACCGCCGGAAGAAGCTGATGACGCCGTCCAAGACGGAGGGCTCGGCAGGACAGGCAGAAG CCAAGCGCAAAATGTGGAAATTAAAAAGCTTTGGTAGtttaagaaatatttataaaacag AGGAGGAGAACTTCGAGTTCATCATCGTGTCGAGCACGGGGCAGACGTGGCACTTCGAGGCCAGCAGCTTTGAGGAGCGGGACGCCTGGGTGCAGGCCATCGAGAGCCAGATCCTGGCCAGCCTGCAGTGCTGCGAGAGCAGCAAGAACAAG GCCCGCATGGACAGCCAGAGCGAGGCCGTGGCCATCCAGGCCGTCCGCAACGCCCGGGGCAACTCGCTGTGCGTGGACTGCGGGGCGCCCA accccacgTGGGCCAGTCTCAACCTGGGGGCGCTGATCTGCATCGAGTGCTCGGGGATCCACCGCAACCTAGGCACCCACCTGTCCCGCGTGCGCTCCCTCGACCTGGACGACTGGCCCCGGGAGCTGACGCTGGTGCTCACCTCCATCGGCAACACCACGGCCAACAGCATCTGGGAGAAGAACCCGCAGGGCCGCTGCAAGCCCACCCCTGAGTCATCCCG GGAGGAGCGGGAGTCGTGGATCCGGGCCAAATACGAGCAGCGGCTGTTCCTGGCGCCGCTGCCGGCAGCCGAGGCACCGCTGGGGGAGCAGCTCTTCCACGCGGTGCAGGAGAAGGACCTGGAGAcggtgctgctgctcctggcccacGGCAAGAAGGAGCAGCTCAATGCCGCCACCGGCGACAAGGACCGCCGCACGGCGCTGCATGTGGCCTGCGAGCTGGCCCAGGTGGTCATCACCCAGCTGCTTGTGTGG TACGGCGCGGACGTGAAGGCGCGGGATGGGCTGGGCCGCACGGCGCTCTTCTACGCCCGCCGGGCTGGCAGCCAGGAGTGCGCCGACATCCTGCTGCAGCACGGCTGCCCCAGCGAGGGTCCCGGTGGCCTGGCCACGCCGGGGCTGCGCCGCAAGAGCAGCTCGGCCAGCGTGGGGCACTGCGAGGCCCGCACCGCCCTGGTatag
- the LOC106492773 gene encoding uridylate-specific endoribonuclease C-like produces the protein MVTQGGAQAPSAGARAEQSEAARQPKLGDSGRSGSGRERAELLALRSISDDELRDVSEQLYAADGNRAASGEIILDLQHRILTSEASAGKDYASKSLFKYVAEATLFAKPTFARLLALLDNYDKMTGHSETLTSEEEEEEEAFLEAVFRTPVMATLTRFFLAKGLYPSADAFQADLKDMWFGLYSRSSGAALDSSGFEHVFHGEIKKGTVSGCHSWVQLYELEKSGQLNYLSYSYDGPWAAFPDVLALQYRWSGYLKSIGSVFMGSSPEFDLALYTLCYKARPDQQCHVSLGGKAARIQTYSWTNSFYGDGQRFVASSYPVSP, from the exons ATGGTCACCCAG GGGGGAGCCCAAGCCCCCTCGGCCGGGGCAAGGGCCGAGCAGTCGGAGGCAGCTCGGCAGCCGAAGCTGGGCGATTCTGGGCGCTCGGGTTCGG GGCGCGAGCGGGCCGAGCTCCTCGCCCTCCGCTCCATCTCCGACGACGAGCTCAGGGACGTCTCGGAGCAGCTCTACGCCGCCGACGGGAACCGGGCCGCCAGCGGGGAGATCATCCTCGACCTGCAGCACAGGATCCTGACCTCGGAGGCCAGCGCCGGCAAGGACTATGCCTCGAAGAG CCTCTTCAAGTACGTGGCGGAGGCCACGCTCTTTGCCAAGCCCACCTTTGCCCGGCTCCTGGCCCTCCTGGACAACTACGACAAGATGACGGGCCACAGCGAGACGCTGAcgtccgaggaggaggaggaggaggaggccttcCTGGAGGCTGTCTTCCGGACGCCCGTCATGGCCACGCTCACGCGCTTCTTCCTCGCCAAGG GCCTGTACCCCTCGGCGGACGCTTTCCAGGCTGACCTGAAGGACATGTGGTTCGGGCTGTACTCGCGCTCCAGCGGGGCGGCCCTCGACTCCTCCGGCTTTGAGCACGTCTTCCACG GGGAGATCAAGAAGGGGACGGTGTCAGGCTGCCACAGCTGGGTCCAGCTCTACGAGCTGGAGAAATCGGGACAACTCAACTACCTGAGCTACAGCTACGATGGGCCC TGGGCTGCCTTCCCCGACGTCCTGGCCCTGCAGTACCGCTGGAGCGGCTACCTCAAGAGCATCGGCTCCGTCTTCATGGGCTCCAGCCCCGAGTTCGACCTGGCCCTCTACACCCTGTGCTACAAAGCCCGGCCCGACCAGCA GTGCCACGTGAGCCTGGGGGGCAAAGCCGCCCGGATCCAGACCTACTCCTGGACCAACTCCTTCTACGGGGACGGCCAGCGCTTCGTGGCCTCCTCGTACCCCGTGAGCCCCTGA